The Meleagris gallopavo isolate NT-WF06-2002-E0010 breed Aviagen turkey brand Nicholas breeding stock chromosome 10, Turkey_5.1, whole genome shotgun sequence genome contains a region encoding:
- the LOC100545797 gene encoding cytochrome c oxidase assembly factor 7, whose translation MAGLIDFEDEEEVRSYLENLHVEYSYQCFKEKDPEGCQRLADYLDAVKKDFEAAARVLRDNCEVYGHSESCYKLGAYQAIGKGGLAADLKAAYKSFLKSCEKGGKKSVNACHSVGLLAHDGRVNDDKPDPVVARDYYTKACDGSFAPSCFNLSVMYLQGAAGIPKDMNRALKYSLKGCELGHIWACANASRMYKLGDGVEKNDGKAEDLKNRAKQLHKEQKEALSSLTFGE comes from the exons ATGGCCGGGCTGATCGACTTCGAGGACGAGGAGGAGGTGAGGAGCTATCTGGAGAACTTGCACGTCGAGTACAGCTACCAGTGCTTCAAGGAGAAGGATCCCGAAG GCTGCCAGCGCCTGGCCGACTACCTGGACGCCGTCAAGAAGGACTTCGAGGCGGCCGCCCGGGTGCTGAGGGACAACTGCGAGGTGTACGGGCACAGCGAGAGCTGCTACAAGCTGGGGGCCTACCAGGCCATCGGCAAAG GTGGACTCGCTGCAGACTTGAAAGCTGCCTACAAGTCTTTCCTGAAGTCATGTGAAAAAGGCGGGAAGAAGTCAGTGAATGCCTGTCACAGCGTTGGGCTGCTGGCCCACGATGGGAGAGTCAACGATGATAAACCTGACCCAGTTGTTGCTAGAGACTACTACACAAAAGCCTGCGATGGCAGCTTTGCTCCTAGCTGCTTCAACCTCAGTGTAATGTACCTCCAAGGAGCAGCTGGGATCCCTAAGGACATGAACCGTGCTTTGAAGTACTCGTTGAAGGGGTGTGAGCTGGGTCACATATGGGCTTGTGCCAATGCCAGTCGAATGTACAAACTGGGAGATGGTGTTGAAAAGAATGATGGCAAGGCAGAGGATTTGAAAAACAGGGCAAAGCAGTtgcacaaagaacagaaagaggcCTTGAGTTCTTTAACGTTTGGGGAGTAA
- the GPX7 gene encoding glutathione peroxidase 7 — protein MLDPEGSVEHKPSSSFPKVFLIPLAMLLAITALLLLAFSTTQQKETDFYTFKVVNIRGKLVSLEKYRGSVSLVVNVASECGFTDSHYKALQQLQKDLGPYHFNVLAFPCNQFGQQEPDTNKEIESFARKTYGASFPMFSKVAVSGAGAIPAFKYLIDSTGEEPTWNFWKYLVDPNGKVVKAWDSTVSVEEIRPHITELVRKIILKKKDEL, from the exons ATGCTAGATCCTGAGGGCAGTGTGGAGCACaagccttcctcttccttccctaaAGTTTTTCTCATTCCTCTAGCCATGCTCCTTGCAATTACAGCACTCCTGCTCTTAGCGTTTTCCACCACTCAGCAGAAAGAGACTGATTTTTACACTTTTAAAGTTGTAAATATCAGGGGCAAACTAGTATCTCTGGAGAAATACAGGGGCTCG GTGTCATTAGTTGTCAACGTTGCAAGTGAATGTGGGTTTACAGATAGTCACTACAAGGCCTTACAACAGTTACAGAAAGACCTCGGCCCATATCATTTCAATGTGCTGGCATTCCCATGCAATCAGTTTGGGCAGCAAGAACCAGACACCAACAAAGAAATAGAGAGTTTTGCACGAAAGACATACGGTGCCTCCTTTCCTATGTTCAGCAAAGTCGCAGTCAGTGGAGCTGGTGCAATTCCTGCTTTCAAGTACTTAATTG ATTCTACAGGAGAAGAACCAACCTGGAACTTCTGGAAATACTTGGTAGACCCCAATGGGAAAGTAGTAAAGGCTTGGGACTCTACTGTCTCTGTTGAAGAAATAAGACCTCACATTACAGAACTTGTGAGGAAAATcatcctgaagaaaaaagatgaattatGA